In the Wyeomyia smithii strain HCP4-BCI-WySm-NY-G18 chromosome 2, ASM2978416v1, whole genome shotgun sequence genome, one interval contains:
- the LOC129721143 gene encoding neurogenic protein mastermind isoform X2 — MNALGGTRGERNAKPKFAALDINKLYSTSRGESLEPSTQKSAAPRKHGMQSLGKVPSARRPPANLPSLKAEISTPSDQQVAAASSLSTTTSSSNLNNNATASVGASHNSSHANNQQIHPSSASSQWSSNEFPSLDGTGQYGPSSKQQQQHHHYDGGNDGRLTTPYMDGPQVSLRPQTDAASWMQQQQQGSGGGNNGGGMNGPSSSQQVLGHQQQQQQPPAPLPPQFRALMPPFMYRGSGGAGGNSVTPPPGLNEDVGRGGRDAGGDGGGNRDGGGGGGGGGRNNNSPYNSMLPSFVLPSTNHHQSHGSSYSPTQSGGRYRDSYSGGRRNQTQPPRLANRQQQQQQQQQQQQQQQQHQQHDDSRPQQVSSYMDPDIVVQRPIIRDEELQRIEAISKDEGWAKDDEIDYNQKLQFSDDESEPSPPKETPPIAPVKLEKSHVSQQQPPQQQSHQQQQPQQQPQQSQQQQPQQPPQHEDDKRMAWSREVEREQERLDQERADHERYEKERDQPSTRPLPQQNGHVGGGRGGLDAEAKERLKQRREEDQRREMERKQAAARKLQELEQKLNRKKTEETTSTLLSAKEEEDREPSIGGYNEPTESKDRTSSGSRVDRDKADPKETRDREWDRYEYGRHERYDRERTDQNRERVVERTGEWGDMPAFSKTFQSNLPPRFQKRKLERNPSGNSLQGSTGFIARDQPNSRSTANQGSTGSSQTQQQQSDGKSVPFAQQYDPRFIHSQQSYGKNQAAGSQRRGGPIDDGPRRDMRHDRSDDRDRDRDRDREREMVPREIMKRRIDSEEDDRFSSSGRESSSKLSGGRTTPQLVRSVSDTSQRKTSVSSDDNRHSEQHHATVKESIGSWESEAEKEDRRQAEAAAALAKENQLQQFHQQQQPLENRRTSESSVMSEGEPKQILQRIKESSPVLCEKPNKDRSEDAKTNDQKSLSKAWEDSVEVADDGIITKAHESNSPSIEDKKDASGSEGTKNESAGGRGLELDNGKMNISQGSATSGKDSDDSKYGAKKTLHSRGAGRHDSRGGGHSRAGYGGGSGGYHRGGSSWGRRGGGGGSRMGGHGRNYNQDYWSESDYSEDGEDEYRKEGKYDRKEGGSHYRHGGSLGGQGHNAKEGFAPRGEPSRRGRGGMGSSMGGPGFRKTTVGKKIDGYGPPSSKSPFGSNEEKGDAKHQVSAKDTKSSEQVIADDRVKQKQAALSAGLTNKPAGGQKPTGSLPQRSPSGNMKPPGKPAEETLSDQDKLKVTDKKLRNDSKCESHDEKIKEKSKTENEIHDMDDAGKDSLKGGPHRTKQTQQSHVSKGPQQNSTLPTGKVAAPVKPVATTVSGQVTSTMQKSATAVVVGVQPKPNQDLRNQTNNVRSPNLLPRLVKQKERQRDTNFQDGSHSGGEANDQESAVGTVTLQQPQQLSDKIGTMSITTSKTDTSKPLLDGATPPVNTIIFENTNYKSSTAAATSVTVVQQHHHAQHQQAHQVPQPSPQQTPVSAQMKRQLSGGPTGPLGAMQQQQQAIVQMSKPEHQARHPSQEEVFKGSAGMQNATGAMQEMLVEQPQRPQSANGPPSQSPAVQQQQQQHAQGSLMQQTMQQGQPSSQADAITSALQGMSFQKPSDADYEKEIKPFSFEADISQLIETKQKTPGLCLSKAQNMISPSTAELNMKIASVKKVWEMPSVAEHTAEDPTSAAAAAVHLAANFAAVSSQHQQQLHQFQQSHGNLTHSLPAHTLAAATGQSYTGSFGQEQPSIEQHFGKPGGGEGVVIGGTGAGGDVDTGYNTQQHAAVGQGGSIQHQTANLSMKHAADVLANNAQVCKVKPTQQNMHQSTGLGLSPPPMQQGTIPSAPQTYYQPSQYGMSAIPSPPAVIYNSSAMPSQTGLYNAFQIEAAGRTQFSQYPGHYGTTGTAPYNAYMTTPPNLQTAPTPDMYQSLTSQFRMGGAVQSPYNPSPSQQLNNPSTMLISSSTNSLMSSSVKPSSQQIGAIGSKSGSVGQPYGQQYMSMFPPAPPMQNNSFYSNSAGGQSAFFGGAGATQNYGIQAAATSIFGGHGGQNPSSAPPQQQLPNYAGASQFLSSPLLAANAAIAQQYRGGPTNNPQSAAAAAAAAYMKNNQPQSHMQDPNGRQLKSPLNTDGLNNLKQIPPQASPPHHKGYATTTWELQNQLMQQQQNQQSNPQQVSQQQGNPGQHPQQQQQQQMGQPQSQQPNSGRNMMQSNQQAVGMGGAGGGGRPPPQGVQGGGMQQRYPSPIQRPTNYSQPPVPGMHQPRPMRSNHNPGPQQQQQANMGQAMGNPNKHYYGGNRGGGHVNAMNDPNLGGKPGGGAGEKPIMDGEVNKDDSKKK, encoded by the exons ATGAATGCATTGGGGGGAACTAGGGGGGAGCGCAATGCAAAGCCCAAATTCGCAGCGTTAGATATCAACAAACTATATAGCACAAGTCGG GGAGAATCTCTTGAACCATCAACTCAAAAAAGTGCAGCTCCTCGCAAACATGGAATGCAAAGTTTGGGAAAGGTTCCCTCGGCTCGTCGACCACCAGCAAACCTTCCGTCTCTGAAAGCTGAAATTTCCACACCGTCGGATCAACAAG TAGCAGCAGCATCATCTCTATCAACAACCACTAGTAGCAGCAATTTAAATAACAACGCAACGGCTAGTGTCGGAGCTTCACATAATTCTTCACACGCGAACAATCAGCAGATTCACCCCTCGAGCGCTTCTTCACAATGGAGCTCG AACGAGTTCCCCTCCCTGGATGGCACTGGTCAGTATGGTCCGAGCAgcaagcagcagcaacagcaccaCCACTACGATGGAGGCAACGACGGTCGGTTGACGACTCCCTATATGGATGGTCCACAGGTCAGTTTGAGGCCACAGACGGATGCAGCCAGTTGgatgcagcagcaacagcaaggCAGTGGAGGCGGAAACAACGGAGGCGGTATGAACGGGCCAAGCAGCAGCCAACAGGTCCTGGGCcaccagcaacaacaacagcagcccCCGGCCCCACTCCCGCCGCAGTTTCGAGCGCTAATGCCACCGTTCATGTATCGTGGCAGCGGAGGCGCAGGTGGAAACTCAGTGACCCCTCCACCTGGTCTAAACGAGGATGTGGGACGTGGTGGCAGAGATGCTGGCGGCGATGGTGGTGGAAACAGAGATGGGGGCGGAGGAGGTGGCGGTGGTGGCCGGAACAACAACAGCCCATACAACAGTATGTTGCCAAGCTTTGTTCTTCCATCGACAAATCATCATCAATCCCATGGCTCCAGTTATTCGCCCACACAATCGGGTGGTAGATATCGGGACTCATATTCTGGAGGACGTCGTAATCAAACGCAACCACCGCGACTTGCCAATcgtcagcagcaacagcagcagcaacagcaacaacaacaacagcagcagcagcatcaacaACACGACGATTCTCGTCCGCAACAGGTTTCTTCTTACATGGATCCGGACATTGTTGTTCAAAGGCCGATCATTCGTGATGAAGAGCTGCAGCGTATTGAGGCAATTTCCAAGGATGAGGGATGGGCAAAAGACGATGAaatcgattataatcaaaagtTACAGTTTTCGGATGATGAATCAGAACCAAGTCCACCGAAAGAAACGCCACCGATAGCGCCAGTTAAACTTGAAAAGAGTCACGTATCGCAACAACAGCCGCCACAGCAACAATCGCACCAACAGCAGCAACCACAACAGCAACCGCAGCAGTCGCAACAGCAACAGCCTCAGCAACCTCCGCAGCACGAAGATGATAAGCGAATGGCCTGGAGCCGTGAAGTGGAAAGAGAACAGGAGAGGTTAGACCAAGAACGAGCGGATCATGAACGATACGAAAAAGAACGAGATCAGCCATCTACACGCCCTCTGCCGCAGCAGAATGGCCATGTGGGAGGAGGACGTGGAGGACTTGATGCAGAGGCAAAAGAAAGGCTTAAACAACGACGTGAAGAAGATCAGCGGCGTGAAATGGAACGCAAACAAGCTGCTGCAAGGAAGCTACAAGAGCTGGAACAGAAATTAAATCGGAAGAAGACTGAGGAAACGACGAGTACTTTGCTATCggcaaaagaagaagaagatcgCGAACCGTCTATCGGTGGTTACAATGAACCAACTGAAAGTAAAGATCGCACTAGTTCAGGCAGTCGCGTAGATCGAGATAAAGCTGATCCGAAGGAAACCAGAGATCGTGAATGGGATCGTTACGAGTACGGTAGACATGAACGGTACGACCGTGAAAGAACCGATCAGAATCGTGAACGGGTTGTGGAACGGACGGGAGAATGGGGTGATATGCCGGCATTTTCCAAAACTTTCCAATCAAATCTACCGCCTCGATTCCAAAAGCGCAAATTGGAGCGAAATCCTTCAGGCAATAGTTTGCAGGGAAGTACAGGATTTATTGCTAGAGATCAGCCTAACAGCAGAAGCACTGCCAACCAAGGGTCAACGGGATCTTCTCAAACCCAGCAACAGCAGAGTGACGGTAAAAGTGTTCCGTTCGCACAGCAGTATGATCCTCGATTCATTCATAGTCAACAAAGTTATGGCAAAAATCAGGCTGCTGGATCGCAAAGGCGAGGAGGTCCAATAGATGATGGTCCGCGACGGGACATGAGACATGATCGTTCCGATGATCGTGACCGCGATAGAGATCGAGATCGCGAACGAGAAATGGTCCCAAGAGAAATCATGAAGCGTCGCATCGACTCGGAAGAAGATGATCGATTCAGTAGCAGTGGAAGAGAATCATCGAGCAAATTAAGTGGAGGTAGAACGACCCCGCAGTTGGTACGGAGTGTTTCGGATACGTCTCAGCGAAAGACCAGCGTTTCAAGTGATGATAATCGCCATTCAGAACAACATCATGCTACCGTGAAGGAATCTATTGGATCGTGGGAAAGCGAAGCAGAGAAGGAAGATCGAAGACAGGCGGAAGCGGCAGCTGCTTTAGCCAAAGAGAATCAGTTGCAACAATTtcaccaacaacaacaaccgttAGAGAATCGTCGCACTTCCGAATCATCAGTGATGTCCGAGGGTGAGCCTAAGCAAATTCTTCAGCGTATCAAAGAATCTTCACCTGTTCTGTGCGAGAAGCCAAATAAAGATAGAAGCGAAGACGCAAAAACAAATGATCAAAAGTCATTATCTAAGGCTTGGGAAGATTCTGTCGAAGTTGCTGATGATGGTATAATCACAAAAGCTCACGAGTCTAACTCGCCTTCAATAGAAGACAAAAAAGATGCTTCAGGTTCTGAAGGAACAAAAAACGAAAGCGCCGGAGGGCGTGGATTGGAGTTGGATAATggtaaaatgaatatttcacaGGGAAGTGCCACTAGTGGAAAGGATTCAGACGATAGTAAATATGGAGCAAAGAAAACTCTGCATTCGCGAGGCGCAGGAAGACACGATTCTCGAGGTGGTGGTCATTCCAGAGCTGGTTACGGTGGTGGTAGTGGAGGATATCATCGTGGTGGAAGTAGCTGGGGACGCAGAGGCGGTGGTGGAGGGTCTAGAATGGGTGGACATGGACGAAATTATAATCAAGATTACTGGAGTGAGTCCGATTACTCGGAGGATGGGGAGGACGAGTATAGAAAAGAGGGTAAATATGATCGCAAAGAAGGAGGTAGCCACTACAGACACGGAGGTTCGTTAGGTGGTCAAGGTCATAATGCAAAGGAAGGGTTCGCACCTCGTGGTGAACCGTCTCGTCGAGGAAGGGGAGGAATGGGTTCCTCCATGGGAGGCCCAGGTTTCCGCAAGACAACAGTGGGTAAGAAAATTGACGGTTATGGTCCACCTAGCTCAAAAAGCCCCTTCGGAAGTAACGAGGAAAAAGGAGATGCCAAGCATCAAGTATCGGCCAAGGATACTAAATCCTCTGAGCAAGTGATCGCTGATGATCGGGTAAAACAGAAACAGGCCGCACTGAGTGCTGGATTAACAAACAAACCAGCAGGAGGGCAAAAGCCAACTGGTTCGCTTCCACAGCGAAGTCCATCCGGTAATATGAAACCACCTGGTAAACCAGCTGAAGAAACACTCTCAGATCAGGATAAACTTAAGGTTACGGACAAAAAACTTAGAAACGACAGTAAATGCGAATCTCACGATGAAAAAATCAAAGAGAAGTCTAAGACcgaaaacgaaattcacgacatgGATGATGCAGGAAAAGATAGCCTGAAAGGCGGACCTCATCGTACCAAACAGACGCAACAAAGTCATGTCTCGAAAGGTCCTCAGCAAAATTCAACCCTGCCGACGGGAAAAGTGGCTGCACCGGTAAAACCTGTTGCTACGACTGTTAGTGGTCAAGTAACATCTACAATGCAAAAGTCTGCTACGGCCGTAGTTGTGGGAGTCCAGCCCAAACCGAATCAAGATCTTCGCAATCAAACAAACAACGTTCGTTCACCCAATCTTCTACCGCGATTGGTTAAACAAAAAGAACGTCAGCGAGACACCAACTTCCAGGATGGATCACATAGTGGAGGAGAAGCAAACGATCAAGAATCCGCTGTGGGTACAGTAACTTTACAGCAGCCTCAACAGTTGTCAGATAAAATAGGTACAATGAGCATAACCACTTCCAAGACTGATACTAGTAAGCCTTTATTGGATGGTGCAACTCCTCCCGTGAATACGATTATCTTTGAAAACACAAACTACAAATCTTCGACAGCCGCAGCAACATCAGTTACTGTAGTCCAGCAACATCATCACGCGCAGCATCAACAAGCTCATCAAGTCCCTCAACCATCCCCACAACAGACACCAGTAAGTGCTCAAATGAAGCGGCAACTTTCTGGAGGGCCTACGGGACCATTAGGAGCaatgcagcaacagcagcaagcAATTGTTCAAATGAGCAAACCCGAACATCAGGCTCGACATCCTTCACAAGAAGAAGTGTTCAAAGGATCCGCTGGTATGCAAAATGCTACAGGAGCAATGCAAGAGATGTTGGTGGAACAACCACAAAGACCCCAATCAGCGAACGGTCCACCCTCACAGTCGCCGGCTgttcaacaacaacagcaacaacacgCGCAAGGGTCTTTGATGCAACAGACGATGCAGCAAGGACAGCCAAGCTCTCAGGCCGATGCAATCACAAGTGCTCTCCAAGGAATGTCCTTCCAGAAGCCATCTGATGCAGACTacgaaaaggaaattaaacCGTTTTCCTTTGAAGCCGACATTTCGCAGCTAATAGAAACCAAGCAGAAAACTCCAGGTCTTTGTCTGTCCAAGGCACAGAACATGATTTCTCCTTCGACCGCCGAACTAAACATGAAGATTGCTAGTGTAAAGAAAGTATGGGAAATGCCATCTGTTGCGGAACACACCGCTGAAGATCCCACAAGCGCAGCAGCAGCGGCAGTTCATCTGGCGGCCAATTTTGCTGCCGTTTCTTCCCAACATCAGCAGCAGCTACATCAGTTCCAACAGTCACACGGAAATTTAACTCACAGTCTGCCGGCGCATACGTTGGCCGCGGCTACTGGTCAATCATATACCGGATCTTTTGGCCAGGAGCAGCCTTCAATTGAGCAGCACTTTGGTAAACCAGGTGGCGGTGAGGGAGTTGTAATTGGTGGAACCGGAGCTGGTGGTGATGTCGATACGGGATACAACACTCAACAACATGCTGCGGTCGGACAAGGAGGAAGCATCCAACATCAAACAGCGAATTTAAGTATGAAGCATGCAGCGGATGTGTTGGCTAACAATGCCCAAGTGTGCAAAGTTAAACCCACACAGCAAAATATGCACCAATCTACGGGACTGGGTCTTTCACCGCCTCCGATGCAGCAGGGTACAATTCCATCTGCACCGCAAACATATTATCAACCGTCTCAATACGGCATGTCTGCCATTCCTTCGCCACCTGCCGTGATTTACAATTCATCTGCCATGCCTTCTCAAACTGGCCTTTATAATGCATTCCAAATCGAGGCAGCAGGTCGTACACAGTTCTCCCAATATCCTGGCCACTATGGCACAACCGGTACAGCTCCATATAATGCTTATATGACTACACCACCAAATCTGCAAACCGCTCCAACACCCGATATGTATCAAAGTCTCACTTCCCAATTTCGAATGGGCGGTGCCGTCCAATCACCGTATAATCCATCGCCCTCGCAACAACTAAACAACCCGAGTACAATGCTAATTTCGTCCAGCACAAATTCCCTAATGTCGTCATCGGTGAAACCTTCGTCCCAACAAATCGGTGCAATAGGCTCAAAGAGCGGTTCTGTCGGACAACCATATGGGCAACAGTACATGAGCATGTTCCCGCCGGCTCCGCCCATGCAGAATAACAGTTTCTACTCTAACTCCGCTGGCGGGCAGAGTGCATTTTTTGGCGGTGCTGGGGCTACTCAGAACTATGGAATTCAGGCTGCAGCAACCAGTATATTTGGTGGTCATGGCGGACAAAATCCATCCAGTGCACCACCGCAACAGCAGCTGCCAAACTATGCAGGTGCATCGCAGTTCCTCAGTTCGCCTCTACTAGCAGCCAATGCTGCCATCGCACAGCAGTACCGTGGAGGACCAACGAACAATCCACAAtcggcagcagcagcggcggcTGCGGCATACATGAAAAACAATCAGCCCCAATCGCACATGCAAGACCCC AATGGTCGACAGTTGAAAAGTCCATTAAATACTGATGGGTTGAATAATTTGAAACAGATTCCACCACAAGCAAGTCCGCCACATCACAAGGGCTATGCAACGACTACG TGGGAACTTCAAAATCAGCTCATGCAGCAGCAGCAAAATCAGCAGTCGAATCCGCAACAAGTATCACAACAGCAGGGTAATCCAGGACAACATccgcaacaacaacagcagcagcaaatgGGGCAACCACAGTCTCAACAACCCAATTCGGGCCGCAACATGATGCAGTCTAACCAGCAAGCGGTTGGAATGGGTGGAGCAGGTGGTGGTGGTCGCCCTCCACCGCAAGGTGTACAGGGCGGGGGTATGCAGCAGCGCTATCCATCACCAATTCAACGTCCAACAAACTACTCCCAACCGCCAGTTCCGGGAATGCACCAACCGCGACCAATGCGGTCGAATCACAATCCGGGCccacagcaacagcaacaggcTAACATGGGTCAAGCGATGGGTAACCCAAATAAGCATTACTACGGTGGAAATCGGG GTGGTGGTCATGTCAATGCAATGAACGATCCAAACCTTGGAGGAAAGCCCGGCGGTGGAGCTGGAGAGAAACCCATCATGGATGGTGAGGTGAACAAGGATGATTCGAAGAAAAAGTAA